Below is a genomic region from Rhododendron vialii isolate Sample 1 chromosome 5a, ASM3025357v1.
ACAATTAAATCCTCAACGGATCGCGCCGCAACCCGAAACAAAACACgggggagagagagttgacaaaGAAACGAGCGGAATTTCATGAGATTCGACATATTGATAGGAGGTGCTATTGATTTTACACGCAAACATAAATATTTTAACATGTGCGAATGAATGATTATGTACAGTTGACAAACGAAAAGAATCAATTTCTTCTTTAATCGAAAGAGCGGGGTAAGAGGATTACCTGAGAACATTGaagccggagagagagagagagagagagaggtggggttTCAAAAGGAGGGTTGGCTCTCAAAACGAAACCCAAGctttagggcctgtttggaacACGTAGAAAAGGAGAGGGAGGTAAGGAGTAATTAATGACACACTGCCGAAACGGAACACCAGTACACAACCTCATAGGCAAGCAAGTACAGACTGTACAGTAGATGGATTGATAGTTACAACCTAATTGgcaagtacaattttttttttttttttttacttcggaATACTGCAAGTACAGTGCTTCAACCATGGATCATGAGAACATCTCAAGGAGTTGTAAATAAGTGTTTGCAGTACTCAATCATGATCgtccaaaataattttggacgGTTAAGatgttaataaattttttttggagaagagttaattgtgaccggtcacaattgaaaacgaatctcagctATTAATTGCCCGAATAGACGGCTGAGAATGGTTGGTGGTGGTGCCGTAAACAAATTATTTACAacacctccgtaaataagacAGTCTCATTGATCATAAGATAAAATATTGTGCATTTTGTTATCAAAAAAGTCTACTTGCACAACTTTAAAATCACTCCAAATATAATTGTGTTCGGAGTTGTTCATGTAGACTCATGTGCATCGAACGGCTATAGATTGTTGCACTTGTATTCATAGTTGTATTTTAAAGTTATTTGGGTAGCTTTGCTCGTTTGTTAGGTGTGTATACCTCCTCATTCCAATTTATATGGATGTTGGAATCCAATAAAACTAGCCGTACCGACGTCGTGCAGAGTctactaaaattatttaaaaaataatgaacggtttggattattcGTGTGGGACCAAAAAATGGGCTCGACACACCAAAAATAGGCCTTGCACACTGTTTTGTACATTTCGGTACCTACAATTCCGGTACCAATAGTCGTACTCGATGAAATTGTAGAAACCAGATGAATATAACAACATTATCAAAATCCGTCAAGCCAGTGGCGGAGCTATTGTGGCCCTACCCAGAATTtattttctcaagtattagtTCGCATGCGTTTTGTAGATacttataatttaaaaaaaaaaaactgtaagaTTTCaactataataaaaaaaagtaagaataaTCTTCATTTTGAGTGAAGGTGATTGATACTGTGCGATAATTGTAGTCATGATAACAACAATACTCAAATTATTGTTTCAATTTACCAAAATCATTCCATAAAAACTCGAGTAACTGGATTTAATCTTGAAAAATTATCgtaccaaaatttgtttttaaaattccaGCCCCCCTTCTACTTCGATTCCTAGCGGCTTGAACAAAGCAGTTAATTTAATACTATCTTGATGTATGGccgagcaaaataaaaaatatcttGATGTATGCATTACAATAATACTAGCTCCTTCCAATCgagtgaaaaaaaatacttccacTTACTTTATTctattactttttttctttttccacaaATTCCAAGCACAACCAATGTAAAGGGAGAAGTTTTTGAGTACAAATAGGGTATAAGTCCACGTGGTATCCAAGCGTGCATCTAAGTCGTCCAAAGTACGaccaaacatattttgaacggccagaatttgagagagagagagagaaagaagagagaggctGATCAGCTGAGGGGGAGAGAAAGTATTCGGATCTGAACCGtttaaaacacgtttggacggctcgTATGAGCGCTTGGTAACGCCACTTGCTCGAACATAACACCACATGGATTCACCGCACAAAGTCCACTACacgtgtgtggggcccactccgggtcctacaaaaatataaaaaaatgtccatatattttaaattttttttttatgaaactctgtaaaaaaatcaactctaatgaatattaataaatattattattttttgattcgtagaGTAATTATGCGATGGCCATAGACTTTTTTGGATGGATAATGATCGAATTTTTGTTCTTTCGAATTTTTGTTTGATGCTAAAAATTGAGTAATctcaattttgaaagaaaagccCACGCTCTCCAGCACCACTTATAACCGTTAAACAGACCGACACAAACTTTCCGCCTTTCTTTCGATCCAACGGCCAGCCCGAAATAAATTTCACATCCGACGGTCACTGCTCGCTAGCCGTTACTTTCAGACTTCTTAGTTCTGCTGACACTTTCCTAATTGCCTCACCTCTTATTACTTGGTAATTTACTTCCCTATTTAGTACTACTTCGGAGTCTCACACAGTACCCGATATCCAGAGAGAGAAGAATGTTTTCAAGATCAATGCTTCAAATACTTTCTGGGTTTCTTCATAGTTGTCTCCCTTCCTGGGGCACGGCAGCTTGAGCCTCAATCTGTTTCATCAGAAGTGATAGAGAGgtcttttctttgttcttaattttctgGTGAATTCCTTAAATCTTTGGATGatcttggtctctctctctctctctctctctctctctctctctctctctgtgtagaCATGAAAGGGGTATGTGATGGTGTTCTTTTGGCCGGTTGAATGATGTTCTTGGTTGAATAAAGCTTTCTAGAATTGGGTTTTGTTTCTTGCAGATTAGTCTTGAAGGAACTGAAACATGGATGGATCGGACGAAAACAAAAACCCTGTTGTTACTAAACAATTAAACTCTCAAGGTAAGATATACATATACGGATATACCCGTCTCGCTCTCGATTTTGATCAAGTATTTCCGATCTCCCGTTAAAAGAACAACTGATTTAACTTGGTAATTTTGATTGAGTACGGAATGTTCTAACTTCgtaatttttcttgttctttcttcttGAATTTGGAAGGTGGGTTGAGAATGGGCGGCGTCAGGTTTCCACAGCATAAGATTAACAACAACCGAAGGGCTCTGAGCAACATAAACCAGAATATTTTGGGAGCTAAGAACTGCCCTTATGTGGTCAACAAAAGAGGATTCTCAGAGTAATTTCCACACTCTTGCTCTGTATTGATCCAATGCCAAAAACTTTTGCAACAGCTTTTTGTTCTTATGGTTAGTATCTCGTTTGGTTTATAACGTGTTGAGGAAAGATCCACAGCAGGGTTTTCAATCGTTAGTATCGCGAAACGGAGTACTACATGATGTCTAATATCGGAAAGTATTGGCCGTAAAGTAGGTAAATAACGATATCGGAGGTTCAAAATCCCGTTGCTTAACGGCTGATATGATACGTAATGGTCTTTCTTTAAAACCCTGATCCACATGCtctttggattgtgagaaaggagagaaaagaaagggttgtgGTTTCTGACCAAATGTCACCTTTGGACTTTGGTCTCCAAAAGTGATGAGATTTGTCAGAaacaaaatggacaaaaaaaagttttcatgaGTTCTTACCATTTGTCATCTGTTTTAGCTATCCAAATAAGTGAAAGGGttttcctttcttctcttttctcgccttttctcaccatccaaaggtCAAGGCCTCAAGGGTGAGAACAATGCTGCTTTGTTATGGAGTATACGGATAGACCAATTTCAAGGTCGGACATAACCTTTTGTTTCTCTTCCCCTTCCATTCATATTGAGGTAAATGTTATTTTGTTATTTGATGATTCCTTTAGGAAGGTTTCTGGACAATTGAGGAGCAACCAGCAGTCCTTTTTCCCTAAAGTATGTCCTTCACAGTTCTCACATCAAAAACTTTCTTACTTCTGTTTATTTATCATAACCCATGCAAACGGGATAAAAATGGTCCACTTGAACAGAATTTAAACTCAATGTAGGAGGAAAATGAGGAACCAAAACCGACAACATTGAATCCCAAGGGGACCGGAGATTGTGCCGCTACTGGTATGGAGGAGTGTGAGTTAGCTAGCGATGAACTGATCCCAATGTTCGTGAAGCACACAGAAGCCATGATGGATGAAATTGATCAGCTGGTATGTCCATCCGACCATTCAAGTTTTGCCTTTTTATATGGGTTTTTTTGGTATACATGTGTGCGACCTGAATAAGGTCCGAAAGCTGCAGGTGGAGGTCGAAATGGAAGACGTTGAGGAGGACCATGTTCTGGATATCGACAGCAGTGATGTAAAGGATCCGCTTGCAGTTGTTGAGTATATTGAAAGCATTCATGCTCACTACAGAGGAACTGAGGTGAAGTTAACAATAATCATCAGAATGTTCTTGCTTTTGGGAGGAACTCAAACCCATGTATCAGCGTAAACTGTTAAGACACACTATATTGCTACTGAAGTCTGAAAACCAGGCCTTCCAATCTAGCCTGTCAAGACCATGAAACTTAACACCCCTCCGTGTGTTTCTGCCTCAGTAACATAtacttgttttctgttttacaaaATACTGGAAACCTCACCCCATGCATGCCACTGAGTGCACCGCAGTTTTTTGATAGGACATCTAaccttaatttttgttttttactacgCAGTCCATGGGTTTAGACTCCCGGTACAATATGCTATCTGCACAAGTTAGGCCTGTCCTCTTTGATCTAGGCCACAAGCTCTTACACCTCATTTTGTTACTGGCATCTTTTGAACCATTCAGTCAACAGATGGAGAATTACTCTCACTGTCAGAATATATATCTTTTGAAGGGGAAGAACTGCATAATATATGAGAATCAAATTTTGATCTGCTAAATTAGGTCTTTACATAAATACAGAGTCAATTGCCTGGATTAGTTGATGAATTAAACATATTCTACCAACTACTCCACCAGTTAGTATTGGATAATTTGACATCCACCAGTTAGAAGCGATTAATATGATTGTTCACATGCAGGATTCTGGTCGTGTCTCACCAAATTATATGATGCGTCAGTTTGATATAAACGAGAAGATGAGGGCCATCCTTATTCATTGGCTTATTGAGGTATGTATTTCAAGCTTAGTTTATTATCTACTGAGCACAATTATGGCCGGTATTTAGCACATCACATGTAAAGTAAATCAATCCATTATGAGTTCTACATAACATACTGACTATATTTGCTCTGCAGCATCCTTTTATGAGTTCTACATAACATACTGACTATATATGCTCTGTCGAATCCTTTTACCTATTCATATTTCTCTTTTGAATGGATTGCTAACTACGTTTATTGAATTATAACAGGTGCATTACAAGTTTAAACTCATGGAGGAGACGTTGTTCCTCACTGTCAACCTTATCGACAGGTTTTTAGAGTGCGAAACTGTGGTCCGAAAGAAGCTTCAGTTAGTTGGAGTGACAGCCTTGTTGTTAGCATGCAAGTATGAGGAGATATCTGTTCCTCTTGTGGATGACCTAATTTTCATATCAGATCAGAGTTATACAAGGAAGGAGATTCTGCAGATGGTATCTTGTCTCAGATGGCTATTTTCTTTCTAACTTTGAGACAGTTAAGAATCTAAAGAGTTTCATTTCTATGTCTGTGCCTATAGGAGAAGGAAATGGTGAATGCACTGCAATTCAACATGTCTGTTCCAACACCTTACGTATTTATGAGGAGATTTCTCAAGGCTGCTCAAGCCGATAACAAGGTTAGTTCTAGGACTCCTACGAACTATTTACCAACTTaggtggaagaagaaaaccCATGTGCGAGATAAATCCTAATGATTCTTTTTACATGCTTCTAATGAAATGGATTCAGCTTGAGGCTCTGTCTTTCTTCATCATTGAGCTAGCCCTGGTTGAGTATGAGATGCTCAAGTTTCCACCCTCTATGCTGGCGGCAGCCGCCATTTTCACTGCTCAGTGTAGTCTTCACAGGTCTAAGCAGTGGACTAAAGCCACTGAGTGGCACACCACCTACACAGAAGACCAGCttatgtgagtttttttttaatttctttcattcTCCTAATTTCCTGCTAGTTTGTCCACAAAATATGCAGATTAATAAAAGCCTCCCAGGGGGATAAGGTGGTACTTTTATTGTGTTTACAGGGACTGCTCAAGATTGATGGTTACTTACCATCAGAAAGCTGGAACACTGAATGGTGTATACAAGAAGTATAGTTCGCGCAAGTTTGGGTGCGTGACAAACTTTGAACCGGCTCAATTCCTCTTGAATCTTTCGGTGTAAAGCCTCAAAATCTGAAGGTAGATTTACTGAATGACTACGCAGGCAACTGAGCAACTCAAGTTGCCGCCAGCAAATGAAGCTTTGAGTCTTGTATCCCTACAATCTTGGTGGGTTGCTTTGGTGTCAGAGTCTATCCCTACAAACTTGTTGTGACAAGAAAGGATTcgtcttgtttgtttgtttgtttgttttttacaaGGTTCTTGTGTCTTGTTTAATTATGTACTAGTAATATATAAGGTTCTTGCGTCTTGTTTAGTTATGTACTAGTAGTATATAAGGTTCTTGCGTCTTGTTTAGTTATGTATTAGTAGTATATAAATGCCATCTTACTTGTCACGGAGTGGCAACTCGCCCGCTAATTCCTAGTCATATTCAAAGTTTTCTGAAGCGAAAGTGCAACGCAAGACGCTTGACCTCTTATGAGGCGAGGCATTGAGGTGCAGCCTTTGGAGTTTTACCCTTTACAAATAAAAATGGaattaattatataaatacCATAAAACAAGGGGATTGTGTTTGCGCTATACAAAGGCGCTTAGATCTAATCGTTAAAAGCATTCTGAGTCATCTCGCAAATAGGCGGAAAGCCCTAACAACTTGTGCGGTTCTCTGCTAAAAAATCAACACCCAGGCGTCTTCATCTAATTAAAACAACCTTTTGGGACGCTATATTATTGTTGCTTCACTCCAATAACATCACATGACAAGAATGTGTCATAAACGAAAATTAATTTCAGTAGCTAATTAGCACTTGGGTTTTGTCCACTCCATAGAAGCTATCATTTATATGACTGCCCTAAGTTCTCCAGTTAGAAGGGCATACTTCCGGTGTTGTGAGAGAACAGATGGGACTTTAACTTCCTCTATTCTTGATGCCAAttcacaattgggtccatcatGCTCTTTAGCTGCATGGAGTATTGTCTGCAAGATTTGAAGGGGATCACCATGACTGACAACCAAGATTGTGCAGCTGCAACACAGAAGCATTCTTAGCGAATATCAGACTTTATTGATGACTGTTGGCAAAACATTGAAATTTGAGAGTAACTAGTGATTTAGTAAAACTTAAGAAGGATGTGGGTGGGTAATAATGTAGGTCAGTGAAAATAGTATAATTACATGCCTGATATCTTTAACATCTGGACCCATCATGCCTAACTTTAGGTGTAGAAATAGATGCACACTTTCTTACACTAGAAGTCCAGACCTAGAAtcgaaaacaaaataaagagaaGATTTTTTCACCCTTGAAACGCTGACTCAATGGTTATCAAAGCCTTCGTGAGTCTAGAAACAACATCCGAAACACTTTCTCCACCTTCTGGCTTCACAAACGGATATTTCTCATCAAGAGCCCATATCACTGAATACTGTACATGGAAGAGCACAACATCAGTATACAAAACCCAAATGGATACCCAATTCTTGGTTTAATAATCCACTCATTACTCAATTGATACTGTTAAGTGCTATAGCATAAGACAATCACCAGCCTCTTCCACTTCAAACAAAATCTACCTTAGTTCCTTAAACGGATTACATACCATATCATGAGATGAAAGTTCCAATGAAGGACCAAAGAAACGCTCACGGAGATCTTCTACGACCTATCCAGCAAATTTTTTACGTCAGCTGAAGAGAAAATTTGAAACGATATCTCAACCACATTTTTGAAACCTAAATCCATACTATGTGTGGGGATCTACAACCAAGTTTATCCCATTATTCATGGCAGAAAGTTTCAGAGAGAGCAGGCAACCACGAGGGTGGTAAATGTCTACAGTAAACAAAGCTACACAGTATACATGCTTAGTGTTGGGTATCAAATTCTAAGCAAAATGGGAGCagaacttaatttatttagggACATTCCCTCTGTGGAAGAACAAAGAGTGACCTGGTGAAATAAATACTCAGAACAAAACCTTTGTCCTAGTTTACCTGGAGTTTGGTTACATTGATCCAATTCCTAGTTCATGAGTCAAAATTTAATGCAGACATCTAAGGTAACCACAAGGCCCACAGAAAAATTAAGAACATGATACTGTAGATGCACAGGAGTATATATCAGGTCCAAAAGAGCCCTGACGCGCATAGAATCTAATCTAGTTTATAGTGCTGACATTACTCAGACATAAGATATACCATTCGCGCACTGATTTAGGACAATAATTTTAACATCACCCTCGAAAGAGTGACAAAAGTCTGTCCTCCTTTAAGCATCCTCAAGGGAATGAATCTGTCAAGATTGGATAACATGCCTTACACTGAGGGCCATCAAATGGTATATCCAAGACAGATGCAACGACTTTAGCAGTGTGACTTGTTCTTGAGAAGGGGGAGTAGCAAATTCGCACATTTTCGAtcagtattttcttttccatcagCTCCTGCACATATTTATTTCTCCTCTAAAAACAACTTATATATACAGGCATAAGCATCTGTAAAAGAAAGGAACCGAGGGAAAGACCATTAGTATGCACACGTACATATCTTTAGGCCCATTAAAAGATAGCAACACTATGGAAATGATTATCAAAATCTGGAATTTATGCAGGTCTTTCTAACTGCAAGCATTAGAATTAGCTTGCGAAAGCTGCTTTGGACCAGCACAACCCAGGTATTTCGGAGGAATATCCTTGCCAATTGGATATTTGACAGAGGCATACCTCTTTGTTTCCATAAGACAGGTATTTCACAGGCATACCTCTTTGTTTCCATAAGACAGACCTTTATTGGAATCTACCTTTTGAAATAATTCTCCTGCCAATTGTGCTTGATTTACACCTTCAGGAGCTAAACTGTATTCCTCAAGTGTGCCATTTTCCTGTTAAAATACCAATTGCTATTAACAAATTGACGGCTGCAGTAATCATAGAAACTTGAGATCCTGTAGATTGCAGAACCATTTGAATATATAAACCACAGATAAACTCGTAGGATAAGAGCAAGACAATTATTCAACACAAATATTTCACAATAATAAATAGAAATTTCGTTATGTACAGCAAAGTTGAAGATTTATCCAATTGAGAGCAGTCATCCCATATATCATTGGTGAGTTACTCATTACATTCCTCAAATTGTCATTGTACCCCAAGTAGATAATTgcaacttttacccaaatattccATTCCTCTCCTTTCCAACACAAGATTGtcaaatcaagaatcgaattgACCCTTTtccaaatcgtgaatcgaatcaaATCGCGAATCGTAATGATTCAGTCCAAATTCCAAAAATACATTAGAAAATATCTATGCATCTACATAATAAAGAtgcatttaaaattaaaagttttaaGCTTAAATCAATATTGAAGTTTGTTCTCCATTATTGATCGATGATCACGTGGTCTAATAGGAAAGACACGTGACATAGTGGTAAATAAATACTACAGTAAACGGATGTGAATATAGATGGTAAAGATTAATGATAGAAAGGAAAGCTTAGCCTTAACACAATAACAGTTTGTCACCCAACAGGTACGAAACTAGCTTATATAGCAACATTGCCAACATATGTGGATCCGTCCAAGGTTTTGAGCCCTTTCCTGGTCTGTGATTCAGAGGATACAAAAGTTTTAAGATTTGTGAGATTACGCAAAAATGGTTTCATATTAGTCGAATGCAACAATTATGATAAACCTTGATTCACCTAAAGATTCGTatcattttttgcaaaaatcgTGAATCAAATCGTGAATTTTGCAATTCGGACAACTATGCTCCAACGGTCTAACGCACATCTTACTCAAACAAGACACCTTGCAATTTTCCCCCTACTTAAATTTGAGATTGCAGATTGGAGTGTTTCATGTCCAATGACGCATTTCATTCAAACTTCTACTCAATTCAAGTGTAAGTTTGAAGGGTTGAAGACGGATTTACAACGAACAGAACTGAAATTCTCAccctttttctcattttctggCTTCTGTTCATCGAAATAACTAAAATTATCTACTTTATGTTATTGACAGCACAGTAAACCACATTCCTGAAGAAACCCCAAGAAAGCATCACGATTTGAAATTAGTAATTATTAATCAACTAAATAACATGATAAGTTAAAACATTTGGCGAAAATTCGGATAACCCTGTTCCTTATATCCCAATGCAATTCAAAGAATCACCAAGCACAAAACAAAGAGCAGGAGACATGGTCATGTAATATTTCAAAATAGCCTTCGCTCCTTGCTCGTGCTCCCGCACACGCCCCCAGCTTATGAGGAAACCATCAAAGACGAATATAAATAAACACCATAAACAAAAGCTTCTACCCCCAGAATTGATAGATCGAAAAGTAAtggaaaaaaaggaaggagGACTAACCATGGATGAGACAATAAGACCCATCTCGTTTGGAATGCTTTTACCATGTCTCAACACCCAGTATCTGTTTCCTAGGAAAGACGACGTCGCcattgcctctctctctctctctctctctctctctcacacacacacagaggcaGAAGTGCGCGCTTGGAACACAAGCGAGGAAAGGAAATCGAAAGTACATCGATGATAGAAAAAGGCGTAAACTGCACTTTGACACCTTGTGGTTTGGGCGTAATGCGGATTGACCACtatcattttttaaatcttGCACATAACCATCCTCTCAAATGTATGCCTCCC
It encodes:
- the LOC131325541 gene encoding uncharacterized protein LOC131325541 isoform X2 translates to MATSSFLGNRYWVLRHGKSIPNEMGLIVSSMENGTLEEYSLAPEGVNQAQLAGELFQKELMEKKILIENVRICYSPFSRTSHTAKVVASVLDIPFDGPQCKYSVIWALDEKYPFVKPEGGESVSDVVSRLTKALITIESAFQGCTILVVSHGDPLQILQTILHAAKEHDGPNCELASRIEEVKVPSVLSQHRKYALLTGELRAVI
- the LOC131325538 gene encoding G2/mitotic-specific cyclin-2-like isoform X1, which produces MDGSDENKNPVVTKQLNSQGGLRMGGVRFPQHKINNNRRALSNINQNILGAKNCPYVVNKRGFSEKVSGQLRSNQQSFFPKEENEEPKPTTLNPKGTGDCAATGMEECELASDELIPMFVKHTEAMMDEIDQLVEVEMEDVEEDHVLDIDSSDVKDPLAVVEYIESIHAHYRGTEDSGRVSPNYMMRQFDINEKMRAILIHWLIEVHYKFKLMEETLFLTVNLIDRFLECETVVRKKLQLVGVTALLLACKYEEISVPLVDDLIFISDQSYTRKEILQMEKEMVNALQFNMSVPTPYVFMRRFLKAAQADNKLEALSFFIIELALVEYEMLKFPPSMLAAAAIFTAQCSLHRSKQWTKATEWHTTYTEDQLMDCSRLMVTYHQKAGTLNGVYKKYSSRKFGCVTNFEPAQFLLNLSV
- the LOC131325538 gene encoding G2/mitotic-specific cyclin-2-like isoform X2, which produces MDGSDENKNPVVTKQLNSQGGLRMGGVRFPQHKINNNRRALSNINQNILGAKNCPYVVNKRGFSEKVSGQLRSNQQSFFPKEENEEPKPTTLNPKGTGDCAATGMEECELASDELIPMFVKHTEAMMDEIDQLVEVEMEDVEEDHVLDIDSSDVKDPLAVVEYIESIHAHYRGTEDSGRVSPNYMMRQFDINEKMRAILIHWLIEVHYKFKLMEETLFLTVNLIDRFLECETVVRKKLQLVGVTALLLACKYEEISVPLVDDLIFISDQSYTRKEILQMEKEMVNALQFNMSVPTPYVFMRRFLKAAQADNKLEALSFFIIELALVEYEMLKFPPSMLAAAAIFTAQCSLHRSKQWTKATEWHTTYTEDQLM
- the LOC131325541 gene encoding uncharacterized protein LOC131325541 isoform X1 gives rise to the protein MATSSFLGNRYWVLRHGKSIPNEMGLIVSSMENGTLEEYSLAPEGVNQAQLAGELFQKELMEKKILIENVRICYSPFSRTSHTAKVVASVLDIPFDGPQCKVVEDLRERFFGPSLELSSHDMYSVIWALDEKYPFVKPEGGESVSDVVSRLTKALITIESAFQGCTILVVSHGDPLQILQTILHAAKEHDGPNCELASRIEEVKVPSVLSQHRKYALLTGELRAVI